In the Primulina eburnea isolate SZY01 chromosome 15, ASM2296580v1, whole genome shotgun sequence genome, CACCCACCTCACATAAAGACGTGGGAAAGGAAGAACAACCAATTCAGAGCGGTGGTAGACCCTGTGAAGGCAGCGCACCTGGTCTGCCCGGACAAGAAAGTCATCAGTGCCGTCGAATTCGTGAGCTTCGGAGAGACTGAAGGCGCATGCGGTGCTTTCATACCTGGGAAATGCGATTCTTCCAAGGCTCAAAAAGTTGTCGAAGAGGTATTAATTTTTCTCTCATTACATACGGTGCCCCAAGGGTGCAGAGTCGAATCTACCACCCCTGGGACAATACCATCTTAGTTAACATggcacgaccacgaccacgaccatgACCACGACCACAATCACGACTAAAATACACACATTACAATACTTGTATTGTCTCACTAATTTGTTGGGTTGAACAACAGCAATGCTTGGGCAAGACCGAGTGCACGATTCCATTTGAAAGAGAAATGCTTGTCGATGCAGACAAGGATTCTTGCCCTGATATCGCCAAAACACTTGCTATCCAAGTCAGATGCGCACACTCACAGAAGAACAGTGCTTAAATCTATATTTTGTCGTAATTTAATGCCGGATTGCATGAAAAAACAAGGCGGGTGTTTCGACagttttgatttgtttatgtttcaTTTTATTCATTCGATACTAACAATTAGTAGTATAGAGCAATCTTTGGTAGCATCGAAGAGTTTTCACAACTGTCATATGTGCTTTTGTCGATTAGAATCGTAATGGAATATCATTGATCCACAACAAATATCAACAAGCCCCCGCCTTCATCAGTTAATTGTTCCCAATACATTGctatatttatgtttaaagtaATAAAGAATTAGCATTTCTAAGAATATGTAATTTACCATTCAATCAATAAACATGAGGTGAGACCTAAATTTTGTATCGAATTAGTTGTATTCGAGCtagattttttatttgaatttagaAAGTTTTCGTATTTTCTCTCGTATTTTGGTtcttttgaaatatttgaatttgTTTGCGTGTTATTCTAAAAATAAGTGctcaaaatatattcatttatgTTAGTTATCTCACGTGGATTGGATAAAATATCTggaagttgtatatatggtcttGGACAATCTTTTCCCTTGAgttagcttttggggttgagttaggtccaagtttcaatcttaacatggcATTAGAGCTCATGTTCCATCGTTAAGTGTTGGACTGTCCATAGTTAGatcacccgttctgcccataattagGTTATTTGTAACCTTGCGGGACACTCTAGATGCCCATTTCTGGGCGTGAGGAGAGTGTGTTAGTTATCCCACATCGATTGGATAAAATACTATATATTGTCTTGGATAAAATACTATATATgatcttggacaatcctccctcaTTGAGCTAACTTTTGAGTTTGAGTTAGTTCGAGTTACAATATTAACAATTtaacatataattattttatattaataaaataataaaaactcgCGAATGTGGATATGTTTCATAAGATTGTAAACAGATCAAATCGACtcgaaaaatattgatttttatttgaaattatcgaaTTTAAGCGCTATTATTTTGTTAGATAATAATGACAAAAttctgtcaaaaaaaaaaaaagataataatGACAAAACAAAATGGTGAGAGCATTTATCAGTTAACAGAATGTGGGCCCAATATGGGCCCAAGCCCAAAGCAAAAATCCGTAGCTTAACACTAAGAAAAAGACACGTACGCTTTACTCGTTTACACTCAACCCCGCAAAATGCTCATCCGGTCTGGGAGATCCAAAATGTCAAATTACCGGAAGGGCAAAACAACTCGATGTCGGCTAAATCGAACAGAGGACAATAATGTCTTTCTACACCTTGGGCAAATAAATGTACTTGaaaatgtaataataataataaaacaaacaaataaatGGGGTGACGAGAGAGGAGAGGTGGATGGATTGTCAATGGAGTTTCTTTCTGGAAGATGCTAGGTGGAATAATTGAGATTTAGAGtgattttcttgtttttttagCTGCGTTAAGTTTGGATTCGAGTTCCTGAAATTTCACTTCAAATTTGAAAGATAGGCGTATTTGTAGATGGGATTTTTCAGCACAGTATTCGGGCTTGTTGGATTTGGTGTTGGGATTTCATCTGGTCTGGTGATAGGATATTATTTGTTCGTCTACTTTCAGACCAGCGACGTTAAGGTGTTAAtctctctctcacacacacattACGGTCATATACTGTGATTTTCGTTCCGTTAATTGTGAACTGGTTGGTTTCTTATGGTTTAATGCAGTAGCTCGTTTAATAATGATTCCAAACATAGATTGCTTGAAGTTTCTGTTACGGATGTTGTGATAAATTCATCAGCAATTTTGTTTAGTTTCATCGGATTGTTTCTTCTGTGGTGAGAAAGTGAACAAAATTGAGGTTTGCAAACGTTAAGATATATTAGTTTTTGGTCATATCTAGTGGGCTGCAGATGTTTAGTAGACTTTGCATTGGAGCAAGTTGCTTGTTGTTAagggaaaattttaaataacacGAAGAGTTCCGAAGGAAATGATAAAAGTTTCTGACTGTTACTTTCATCAGGATCCTATCGTTCGCCGCTTGGTTGAGCATGACTCAGAAAATTTGCATGGACTGCTTCCTGAAATACCCTTTTGGGTTAAAAATCCAGATTATGATCGAGTTAGTTGTTCGTGACTTCAATAAACTCCTTTTGCATTCATTTTTTTCACTTACATGTTGCTGTCTGGTTTTTGTTGTTCTTATGTCACTTTGTGAACTGGAATAAAGATGGATTGGCTCAATAGGTTTATTCAAGTTATGTGGCCTTACCTGGACAAGGTATTGATTTGAGTTTATATGGTTTGCAAATGCTTGCATGGTGTGTAAAATTCAGATTATCAACTTTTTCTGCACTGATTATCTATACATCTTACAGGCAATTTGCAAGACGGCAAAAAATATTGCTTCTCCTATCATTGCTGAGCAAATTCCAAAATATAAAATCGAATCTGTTGAATTTGAGTCACTAACTTTAGGGTCACTGCCACCTACATTTCAAGGTCAGTTAAGCTATTGCTATCATTTTAGTCCAAGTATTTTACTGTATTTTCCCCGTTCATAAGTTGACTTGGGAAGCAACACCTACATTGATAATATCGTGGAAAAGGTTACTCAAAACAACCACTTTTGTGCTTcagaaacttttaaaacttgggTTATAAGATAATGGCGATTGTTGAAAGCTTTCCATTAGTTGATGAGTGTATTTGTGCATAATTTGTAAAAAAATGATAACCACAGAAAAGTTCTTCAACTgtaaaattaattttgagtcTTTCTAATGTTGGATTCAGTTATAAGAATGTCTTTTGGAATCTGAGAGTAGGAGTTTCTTGTGTTTATCTAAAGCAACTCTCTAACATGAGGGATGATGGTTTGGATTGATTTGGATGTATCTCTATCTCATGTTTGTGTATTTGTGATGGTTCATAATCTGCAATGTTATGGTATTTGACTAAGTGTGGTGTGGAAGCTATTTTACTTGCTGGACTTGAGGAAAATTGTCAATTTACTTATACCAGGTATGAAAGTGTATCTAACCGAAGAAAAGGAGTTGATTATGGAGCCTTTTCTAAAATGGGCAGGGAATCCTAACATCACAGTCGCTGTTAAAGCATATGGATTAAAAGCCACAGTTCAGGTTGCCTGCTATTTAAGTATCATGGGTAGTTCACAAAGCCTACATTGTGTTATCCAACATAGAGTCGGTCATTTAAGGGAAATTCTGGAAAATGGTGATTCATGGAATTACTTGGCATGTGTGGTTGGAGAGAAACAGGAGAATTTTCCAAGATCTTGACGAAACTTCAGAAGAATGTTGggggaaaataaaattcaatacAGCAAATTGGATTAGACTAGataaaaattttcatggattGTCTATTTCTGATATTTTGAGAGATTGGTATTATGTGTATTGCTAGAAGTTTTAGAGGTTACGATTAGTGGACTTCTAGTCCGCTTAATGTAATATGGATTTAtcattattaataaaatattgtttcctatcaaaaaaaaaaaaaaaaacatagagTCGGTCATTTGACAAATAATcttattattttctttttaaaaaaggtTCTTTTAATGTCCCAGGTTGTAGATTTGCAGATCTTTGCTCAACCACGGATCACCCTAAAGCCTCTAGTTCCCAGCTTTCCGTGTTTCGCTAACATTTTTGTGTCTCTAATGGAGAAGGTTGGTGATGAAATATTTAGTAATCGAGACACGGGGGTTTACAGAATAACTACATATTTTGTTGAGCAACTTCAAAAGTATATTGAAAGGCTGTTGAATTTGTTTTTGTCCTCTTAGAAATGCTTATGTGTTATGGTATGTTCCGCTGTTAATATTTTTTTCGAGACTCGTCTCTAAGTTAGGGGTGCTCGCTCATTCATGTGCTCAGCATAATGACTCTAGTTTATTAATGTTTTTTGTTCTCTGTTTCGGTTGCTTTGCAGCCTTATGTTGACTTTGGGTTGAAGCTTTTTGGTGCTGATCTCATGTCAATACCAGGTCTATACCGGTTTGTGCAGGTATTTAAGCTTCTATACAAGTGTGCAATCAAGCATTTCTCATTCTGAAAAGAATGTCAATTTCTAGTAGCATGCATGTTAATGGAAATAAGCTCTAGATTTTGGgtacatttaaattttatttgccTTGCATTAGTACTTAGAGGTCGCTATGCATGCAGCTAGTAATGTAGCTTTTAAAGGTTATTGGtattaaatttgtatttttcttgATTCTGATCTTAACATTGTtagtattttcttattattCCTGTGGATTCTTGTGAATGACCAAAGTGAAAAAAGAAAGATGTCAGTCACTTGAGAATAACTGCTAATTAATATAGCGTTAGTTTCTAGTAATGCTAGAGAATTTAATTATGTGTGCTAATCATAGAGTGAGTTTTTCGTGGGGGAATTTTTTTTCCGGCAGGAGCTTATCAAAGATCAGGTTGCTAACATGTATCTGTGGCCTAACACCCTTAATGTGCAAATTCTGGATCCAACAAAGTAAGCTGGGTTTCTCTCTTTTGTATTTCTATATGAACATTCTAAAAGTCTTGCCTTCAGTAGAGTCTATATGTTTTTCTTTGTGAACTTTCAGAGCTATGCAGAAGCCTGTTGGTATCCTTCATGTAAAGGTTTTGCGAGCTACAAAGCTGAGAAAAAAAGATTTATTGGGCGGATCGGATCCGTATGTAAAACTGAAGCTCACAGAATCAAAGGCTCCATCAAAGAAAACAGCAGTGAAGCACAATAATTTGAGTCCTGAGTGGAATGAAGAATTCAGCATTGTTGTAAAAGATCCAGAAACACAAGCATTAGAACTCATTCTTTATGATTGGGAAAAGGTATACAATTCCAGTGGCAAGTTAAAAATGTTTGTTGCTGATGTTTTTATGTGTAACTCGAGCTTTTTATATTTATTCAGGTTGGAAAACATGACAAGATGGGTATGAATGTAGTTCCCTTGAAGGAACTTCCCCCCGATGAAGCAAAAGTTATGACACTGGATCTTCTCAAGAACATGGATCCAAACGATGTTCAGAATGACAAGGTGCGTGGGCAGATTGAGGTGGAGTTGACATACAAACCTTTCAAGGAGGAAGATATGCCTCACAATACTGAAAATTTAGGAGAGGTGCAAAAGGCTCCCGAAGGTACTCCAAGTGGGGGAGGGTTGCTAGTGGTTATAGTCCATGAAGCTCAAGATGTCGAAGGAAAACACCACACTAACCCTTATGTCCGTATCAATTTCAAAGGAGAGGAGCGAAAAACAAAGGTTTGCAAGAACTTCTTTCTCCTATGGTGTCTTGTTATGTGTGTATGGTGCAAGAAGTTTCTGTATGCGATCTTGATCAGAACTCGGAACTGGAAATGCATAATGATTCTAAACCCTGTTGGATACTCCCTGACATCCTAGTTTTCTATCTCCTCATCAAATAAAAACTCATAATTTATTTACTGGGAGCAATTTTACCCGAATTACATTCCATTGATGcttctaaaatttaaaatccaGATTTGGTCCTTTATATGAAGATTTTAGTTATTACAGTGTAGGTGGAGCTGTAACAGAGGTTCTTTTTACGtggaaaactcgtttttacgtggAAAACTCGTTGAATCTTTCTCTTTTTTTATTCCTGCTGAGAACTGCCTACAAATTATGCTGATTCTTGCTTTGTTGTGGACAAAGTATATTCTGGTCTGGCTGTTCTAATattttatatccgttgataCAGCAACTAAAGAAGAGCAGGGATCCGAGATGGGAGGAAGAGTTCTCTTTCACGTTGGAAGAACCTCCTACGAAAGAAAGGATGCGTGTGGAAGTGTGCAGCACCTCGTCTAGAATTGGCTTGCTGCATCCTAAGGTATCTCAGGCACCTTTCTCTCTTTAATGTGGAGTAAATTTGGGGCTTCCGTTTTAGCTGCACTTGCGAAACTAAATGCTAAACCACGAtctcatttattgaaaaatatagtTGTTTGCTGATGATAAATTTTTGAAGTAGAAAGAGTACAAAGTTTCAAAACGTATAGTGCTTAGCATGTATCACCTGTGGTACATTGCTTTGCATTGTTATTATCAaatctttattttgataatttgaGGAACGGTTTTCGAAATATATCTTGGAAGTATCTACACTCTCCTGCACTTCATGTTTGAGATTTCACTACGAGTGTTTCTATTGGAATGCAATTTAAACAGCCATTTCCTTGACAATCTGTTGGTGAAtcgaatccaaaaataaaagtaATGAATACATGTATTTTTGATTCTTTGTATTTATTGAGAAAATCTTGATTTGCCATTCAAACTCAGGAAACACTGGGCTATGTTGATATCATACTGGCAGACGTCGTCACCAATAAGCGAATAAACGAGAAATTCCACCTTATAGACTCCAAGAACGGGCGACTCCTAATCGAGCTGCAGTGGCGAGCATCTTAACCTCGTCATTCTGTTCCCTTCTGGGAAAGTGAAATAACCTCTTGTAAGCACAGTTTCTATGTTACTGCAGAGGAAAATTCGTGGAAGGACAAAATGTTTCGAGCTTGTTTCCTGTCATTATATATGTTGGTTGTGTACATTTTGAGTTGCATTTCTGCGCTTAATTCACTCACTGGTTCACGTGCTCTTCTTGCGTATGCTTTTTTATGCAACCTTTCAAAGACATAACGTTTTCAATTAAATGATTGTGATGTATACTACTTTAATTAACTAAATTTAGTTTTATTTACTTACAAAGGAatgtgaaatattttaaattttaaaattatttcattAAGTTTTTGGTTTTCCTCCCAAATATTATAATCTATTTCACCAAAAACGCAGTTTTCTTTATGGTAGTAGTTTTTTTTCCcccaaaatattataatatatttccCTGAAAATATACATAAATACTACTGATCATAcgctaaataaaatatttatatttaaaatttcaatttaCAGACTCAATTTCTtgcaaattatatatatatatatatatatatatatatatatatatatatatatattatattttaattcttAAAGAATACCGATGAAATTTAAGACAAatgttataaatataaataaagagGAAAAGCGTGAATCAGAAAGCGGTGATATTTAAGTTGACCAAAAATGTGGAAAATAAAAGCTGAAAAAGCAtgagttttatttttatatatataaaaataatatatattagatttatttttaaaattttaccttttgttatctttttataaaatttaaattttaaatatttgataatataaattatataaataaaaaatcttaaaTGCACTTAAATGTTCTTTAATGGTTGGTTACTCTTGCTAGtaaaaaaaaagtaatttttttttattgtttgtgTGACCTTTATTCTATCGAATAACTCTATATAATCAaaattgacaaaaatttgtgtgagacgatctcatagatcgtattttatgagacatatcttttatttgggtcatccatgaaaaattattactttttatgctaagaatattactttttattgtgaatatcagtagagttAACCACTTTCAAAGATAAAGATTTATGAAACCGTCTAATAAGAGAGCTATTCATCAAAATTttagtaaaaattaaaaaaaaaaaattcatattgaATCTCGTACGAAAATCGTTTAATTCTGTAAAACAAGGTTGATCTGATCACTTTATCATGTTTCACGTTTTTTAAACCTTGCTTTATAATATTCTTTTTCAAGACATTTTCTAAATTTTTAGAAttgtttttttataatataattgttCTTAATATTCATGCAAATTTAAGTGCTaaagatattattttaatattttttgtggCACAGTATTTAATACACACCCAGTAGGGTAGTAATGCTATACATTTAATTCTCAAGGagatattaatataaatattattgagTGGCTCAGTCAACTTCTGTAATTTTCCAATGGCTAAGCCAATCGTCGACTCTGAATATCTCAAGGAGATAGAGAAAGCTCGCCGTGAACTCCGCGCGCTCATCTCCAACAAGAATTGCGCCCCTATCATGCTCCGCTTGGCGTATCTTCTTCGTTTCTCCTTTCTCTTTTGAGGATTTATTTGCTTGTGTCGATTGAATTGATTTTGTTGAAATTTAATCAGGTGGCACGATGCGGGGACGTATGACGTGAAGACGAAGACTGGAGGTCCCAACGGTTCCATTCGAAATGAGGAGGAGTACACTCATAGCTCTAACAACGGATTGAAAATCGCTATCGACTTTTGCGGTTAGTTTAATCTTCATTATTGATTTTATCACCATGCTATCGGTTATCCTTGGTTAATTGTGTTTGTTGCTGTTGTGCTTAACTTACTACAGCTTGTGGCATTATATTAGGTTGAGGAAATATGTATTTTGCTTACCGAACTAGTCAGCTAACAATATTTATGTGTAAGATTAGCAAATCGAAGAGTTGCTGATTCATATCTTGGTTGATGCTTGTCGTATAACCGATGTCCGGATTTTTTTATGTGGTGGCAGGATTTAGGTTGATTTTATCTGCTACTCATTAAAGCTCGCTTACAAGTGGGTCTCCATATGAATCTAGGAAATCAGtaaattatgaatttttctTGATAAAACGTCTATTGCAATTGGTTGGATACCTAGGAGTATTTATCATGATAGAAGAATTTGTTTGACCGGATTACGACTTTCATAAGTTTGGCGTATTTTAAACTTGTTAGAAGTTTCACAATTTTGGATTTGAAATTTGACATTTATCTGCCTGCAGTTGTGTTAtatcaattatatatttttggACGTTAGATTTATCTGTTTGTGGTGGTATAGTTCAGCCTTTTTTTCCAGGATAGTTTTGATGTATAAATAACAGTCATATTAGTTGTTCTCTGAAACCGCTAGTGTTTGGGTGGGTATTTGATTGCAGAAAAAGTGAAGTCCAAATGTCCAAAGATTACATATGCTGATTTGTATCAGGTATTTTATACCTTTGCTGCCTGTTAGTGTTCAATTACTCATCAAAATGTTAAATCTAGGAAATAAATCCTTCTGTTTCAAATGATTTAAAAGAAATCAGACTTATTTCGCCTATTGATGTAATATTACATTATTAAAGGTGTATCTTAAGGATAGGGAAATCAGTTAGTTCTGATTCTGAATATTCTTTTCATGCTCTTATCTGTAGATGCATTATCCAAGAAAGAATATAAATGATACAGACAGAcctcaaaaaagaaaaaaatgctaCATACAAAAAGAACGAGTTTAATTCAACATTTAGTGTTAGCCGTTAGTAATAATTGTATGTCGGTTTTAATTCAATCATATACCTGCCTTTTCACATCTGAGGAAGAGTATGGAATATTGAAATCCTTTTAAATGGTTGATGGTTTGTTAAAACCGGTGGACATAATTGATTTTGCAACAATTTACTTCGCCTGGCCTGCTTAGTTTCAGATGATACTGCACTTATCAACATCTTTCAAGAAAAAGATAACTAATGGTAGATGAATTGAGGGAAAATTGTTCTGTGCTGACAAAGCATTGATGCCTATAGCTTGCAGGTGTTGTGGCAGTTGAGATAACTGGAGGCCCCACAATTAATTTTGTTCCCGGTAGAAAGGTATCGCCTATGTTTCTTATTGTGAATAATCTCGTTTTCTTCTAGAAGTGAAGTCTTCCAACCCCCTTTGAATTCCCTTCTATTGGAAGTTATCTTCATAAAATCGTGAAAGTGCTGTTTTTTTCCACCTCCATGTTTATTCAGGattcaaagatttctccaaagGAAGGTCGACTTCCGGATGCTAAAAAAGGTCAGATACATTCTGAAGCATTTGTAATTCTTAACCTGCTATGTTTGGATGTTAATTTTCTGTTATGTACCACGCGTTTTTGTTTTTATGCACCATTTGGTTGAGATGCTTCCAATAACATCTTGTATGTAAACTTCAAACGTTTTTGGAATGCATTGTGAGTTCATGCAACTTTCCTGTGTATGTATTTCTCTTCCAAGGACTTTCGTTGCGTGATCTGGACTCGTTGACTTTAAACTGATAAAATTTGTTAGTTGTTTATTTAATCATTCTAGACTGTACATTTCAGAATAAAAAATATACGGTGTTTCACCAATTCTCACTCTAATATAACCTCACTGTTCAATGATAATATGCCGAGAAAGAGACTCCATGTGGAGAACAATCTTGGATTACTGCATAAAAACTGAATGTGCCCCCCCTGTCCTGTATATTTAAGTTAAACTTGTGATTATTTTGGTTTTTTATGTCAGGTGTGCCACATCTGAAGGAAGTATTTTATAGAATGGGCTTATCTGACAAAGACATTGTGGCCCTATCAGGTGGCCATACCCtggtaattttatttcaattctACGGTGCAAACTGTTACAAAAACCTTAATCTGATATAATTTTGGTTGATTATTGTGACGTAGGGAAGAGCACATCCTGAGAGATCTGGCTTTGATGGGCCTTGGACTGCAGAGCCACTTAAATTTGACAATTCATATTTTGTGTGCGTCTTAAAAGTCAACAAAGTTTTTTTCTAAACTACCTTTGTTTATTTTTCCTTCATTTGCTATATCTTTTTATTAATGAAACCAAACTAGGGAGCTGCTCAAGGGGGAAAGTGAGGGCCTGCTAAAACTTCCAACT is a window encoding:
- the LOC140813918 gene encoding L-ascorbate peroxidase 3-like, which gives rise to MAKPIVDSEYLKEIEKARRELRALISNKNCAPIMLRLAWHDAGTYDVKTKTGGPNGSIRNEEEYTHSSNNGLKIAIDFCEKVKSKCPKITYADLYQLAGVVAVEITGGPTINFVPGRKDSKISPKEGRLPDAKKGVPHLKEVFYRMGLSDKDIVALSGGHTLGRAHPERSGFDGPWTAEPLKFDNSYFVELLKGESEGLLKLPTDIALLDDPEFRRYVEVYAKDEDAFFKEYAESHKKLSELGFSPSGSKAIVKDGTVLAQSAVGVAVAAAVVVLSYLYEVRKKTK
- the LOC140813804 gene encoding synaptotagmin-1-like encodes the protein MGFFSTVFGLVGFGVGISSGLVIGYYLFVYFQTSDVKDPIVRRLVEHDSENLHGLLPEIPFWVKNPDYDRMDWLNRFIQVMWPYLDKAICKTAKNIASPIIAEQIPKYKIESVEFESLTLGSLPPTFQGMKVYLTEEKELIMEPFLKWAGNPNITVAVKAYGLKATVQVVDLQIFAQPRITLKPLVPSFPCFANIFVSLMEKPYVDFGLKLFGADLMSIPGLYRFVQELIKDQVANMYLWPNTLNVQILDPTKAMQKPVGILHVKVLRATKLRKKDLLGGSDPYVKLKLTESKAPSKKTAVKHNNLSPEWNEEFSIVVKDPETQALELILYDWEKVGKHDKMGMNVVPLKELPPDEAKVMTLDLLKNMDPNDVQNDKVRGQIEVELTYKPFKEEDMPHNTENLGEVQKAPEGTPSGGGLLVVIVHEAQDVEGKHHTNPYVRINFKGEERKTKQLKKSRDPRWEEEFSFTLEEPPTKERMRVEVCSTSSRIGLLHPKETLGYVDIILADVVTNKRINEKFHLIDSKNGRLLIELQWRAS